The following coding sequences are from one Ursus arctos isolate Adak ecotype North America unplaced genomic scaffold, UrsArc2.0 scaffold_23, whole genome shotgun sequence window:
- the FAU gene encoding FAU ubiquitin-like and ribosomal protein S30, with protein MQLFVRAQELHTLEVTGQETVAQIKAHVALLEGIAPEDQVVLLAGTPLEDEATLGQCGVEALTTLEVAGRMLGGKVHGSLARAGKVRGQTPKVAKQEKKKKKTGRAKRRMQYNRRFVNVVPTFGKKKGPNANS; from the exons ATGCAGCTCTTTGTCCGCGCCCAGGAGCTACACACCCTCGAGGTGACCGGCCAGGAGACGGTCGCCCAGATCAAG GCTCATGTAGCCTTGCTGGAGGGCATCGCTCCAGAAGATCAGGTCGTGCTCCTGGCAGGCACGCCCCTGGAGGATGAGGCTACCCTAGGTCAGTGTGGAGTGGAGGCTCTGACCACTCTGGAAGTAGCCGGCCGCATGCTTGGAG GTAAAGTCCATGGTTCCCTGGCCCGTGCTGGGAAAGTAAGAGGGCAGACTCCCAAG GTggctaaacaggaaaaaaagaagaagaagacaggcCGAGCCAAGCGACGGATGCAGTACAACCGGCGCTTTGTCAACGTCGTGCCCACTTTTGGCAAGAAGAAGGGTCCCAATGCCAACTCTTAA
- the MRPL49 gene encoding 39S ribosomal protein L49, mitochondrial, translating to MAAAMFRAALRGWRTGVQPGCGLRRLSQTQGPPDYPSFVESVDEYQFVERLLPPTSIPEPPKHEHYPTPSGWQPPRDPPPNLPYFVRRSRMHNIPVYKDITHGNRQMTVIRKVEGDIWALQKDVEDFLSPLLGKTPVTQVNEVTGTLWVKGYFDQQLKAWLLEKGF from the exons ATGGCTGCGGCCATGTTCCGGGCTGCGCTGAGAGGGTGGAGAACTGGCGTCCAGCCGGGCTGCGGGCTACGGCGGCTG AGCCAGACCCAGGGGCCTCCTGATTACCCCAGCTTTGTGGAGTCTGTGGATGAATACCAGTTTGTGGAGCGCCTGTTACCCCCTACCAGCATCCCAGAGCCCCCAAAGCACGAACACTATCCCACTCCCAGTGGTTGGCAGCCACCCAGAG ACCCCCCACCCAACTTGCCCTACTTTGTGCGGCGCTCTCGAATGCACAACATCCCCGTCTACAAGGACATCACACATGGCAACCGCCAGATGACTGTGATCCGAAAGGTGGAGGGGGACATCTGG gccctgcagAAGGATGTGGAAGATTTTCTGAGTCCACTGTTGGGGAAGACACCTGTCACCCAGGTCAATGAGGTGACAGGTACCCTGTGGGTCAAGGGCTACTTTGACCAGCAGCTCAAAGCCTGGCTCCTGGAGAAGGGCTTCTGA
- the SYVN1 gene encoding E3 ubiquitin-protein ligase synoviolin — protein sequence MFRTAVMMAASLALTGAVVAHAYYLKHQFYPTVVYLTKSSPSMAVLYIQAFVLVFLLGKVMGKVFFGQLRAAEMEHLLERSWYAVTETCLAFTVFRDDFSPRFVALFTLLLFLKCFHWLAEDRVDFMERSPNISWLFHCRIISLMFLLGILDFLFVSHAYHSILTRGASVQLVFGFEYAILMTMVLTIFIKYVLHSVDLQSENPWDNKAVYMLYTELFTGFIKVLLYMAFMTIMIKVHTFPLFAIRPMYLAMRQFKKAVTDAIMSRRAIRNMNTLYPDATPEELQAMDNVCIICREEMVTGAKRLPCNHIFHTSCLRSWFQRQQTCPTCRMDVLRASLPTQSPPPPEPADQGPPPAAHPPPLLPQPPNFPQGLLPPFPPGMFPLWPPMAPFPPVPPPPSSGEAVAPPSTSAAALPRPSGAATTTAGPAASAPGSAPAPEAGPGPGFPFPPPWMGMPLPPPFAFPPMPVPPAGFAGLTPEELRALEGHERQHLEARLQSLRNIHTLLDAAMLQINQYLTVLASLGPPRPATSVSPTEETAPAVVTAASPTSIPSSEATTPSPGTSSPAPEPEKPPAPESVGTEELPEDGEPDAAELRRRRLQKLESPIAH from the exons ATGTTCCGCACCGCAGTGATGATGGCGGCCAGCCTGGCGCTGACCGGGGCCGTGGTGGCTCATGCCTACTACCTCAAGCACCAGTTCTACCCCACTGTGGTGTACTTGACCAAGTCCAGCCCCAGCATGGCA GTCCTCTACATCCAGGCCTTTGTCCTTGTCTTTCTCTTGGGCAAAGTGATGGGCAAGGTGTTCTTTGGACAGCTGAGGGCAGCAGAGATGGAG CACCTTCTGGAACGTTCCTGGTATGCTGTCACTGAGACTTGTCTGGCCTTCACTGTCTTTCGGGACGACTTCAGCCCCCGCTTTGTTGCACTCTTCACgctccttctcttcctcaagTGTTTTCACTGGCTGGCTGAGGACCGTGTGGATTTT ATGGAACGCAGCCCCAATATCTCCTGGCTCTTTCACTGCCGCATTATCT CCCTTATGTTCCTCCTGGGTATCCTGGACTTCCTCTTCGTCAGCCATGCCTATCACAGCATCCTGACCCGTGGGGCTTCAGTGCAGCTGGTGTTTGGCTTTGAG tACGCCATCCTGATGACCATGGTGCTTACCATCTTTATCAAGTACGTACTGCACTCCGTGGACCTCCAGAGCGAGAACCCCTGGGACAACAAGGCCGTGTACATGCTCTACACGGAGCTGTTTACAG GCTTCATCAAGGTTCTGCTGTACATGGCTTTCATGACCATCATGATCAAGGTGCACACCTTCCCTCTCTTTGCCATCCGGCCTATGTACCTGGCCATGAG GCAGTTCAAGAAGGCTGTGACAGACGCCATCATGTCTCGCCGAGCCATCCGCAACATGAACACACT GTATCCGGATGCCACCCCGGAGGAACTCCAGGCAATGGACAATGTCTGCATCATCTGCCGAGAAGAGATGGTGACTGGTGCCAAGAGACTGCCCTGCAACCACATTTTCCACACCAG CTGCCTGCGTTCCTGGTTCCAGCGGCAGCAGACCTGCCCTACGTGCCGTATGGATGTCCTCCGGGCATCACTGCCGACCCAGTCACCACCGCCCCCGGAACCTGCAGATCAGGGGCCCCCGCCGGCCGCTCACCCCCCACCACTCCTGCCGCAGCCCCCCAACT TCCCCCagggcctcctgcctccctttcctccagGCATGTTCCCGCTGTGGCCCCCCATGGCCCCCTTTCCACCTGtcccacctccccccagctcaGGAGAGGCTGTGGCTCCTCCATCCACCAGTGCAG CGGCCCTTCCTCGGCCCAGTGGAGCCGCCACCACCACAGCGGGCCCCGCCGCCTCGGCCCCTggctccgcccccgccccggaGGCCGGCCCCGGCCCaggcttccccttccctcctccctggatGGGCATGCCCCTGCCTCCGCCGTTCG CCTTCCCCCCGATGCCCGTGCCCCCCGCGGGCTTTGCCGGGCTGACCCCGGAGGAGCTGCGGGCTCTGGAAGGCCACGAGCGGCAGCACCTGGAGGCGCGGCTGCAGAGCCTGCGCAACATCCACACGCTGCTGGACGCCGCCATGCTGCAGATCAACCAGTACCTCACCGTGCTCGCCTCCCTGGG GCCCCCTCGGCCTGCCACCTCTGTCAGCCCCACTGAGGAGACGGCCCCTGCAGTTGTCACCgctgcctcccccaccagcaTCCCCAGCTCCGAGGCCACCACCCCATCCCCTGGAACCTCCTCGCCAGCCCCTGAGCCTGAAAAGCCTCCAG CTCCTGAGTCAGTGGGCACGGAGGAGCTGCCTGAGGACGGGGAGCCCGACGCAGCGGagctccgccgccgccgcctgcaGAAGTTGGAGTCCCCGATTGCCCACTGA